ATGCATCTGCTTTCTTCTCTTCAAGCTGTGGCTCATGGCGCGGACACAGTGCAATACTTCCAATGGCGAAAAAGTAGAGGATCGAGCGAAAAATTTCATGGAGCTGTCATTGATCACAAAGGAGGAGAGGATACGCGCGTTTTCCGAGAAGTGAGCGAATTAGGCACCGTTTTGAGTCAATTGCGTGATGTAGCTGGTACGTCTATTCATTCAGAGGTTGCCATCGTATTTGATTGGGAAAATCGTTGGGCTTTGAAAGATGCCCAAGGTCCCCGTAACATTGGGATTCATTATGAAAGAACGGTTCGACAACACTATCAAGCATTTTGGGAGCAAGGGATTTCAGTTGATATAGTTGACTCTCAGTGTGATTTTTCAAAGTATAAGCTCGTCATTGCCCCGATGCTTTATATGATGAAAACGGGTGTGAGTGAAAAGATTGAAGCTTATGTAGATTCTGGTGGTCATTTTGTAACGACTTATTGGTCAGGAATTGTTGATGAAAATGATCTTGTACATTTAGGTGGCTTACCTGAACCATTGCGAAAAACACTAGGTATTTATTCAGAAGAAATTGATGCTTTGTATGATCATGAAACGAATGTCATGATAACGACTGGTGATAACGCTCTTAATATGACCGGGCAGTATAATGTTTATGAGTTATGTGACATTGTTCGTCTTGAAGGAGCAGACATCATTGCAACATATGAACATGATTTTTATGCTGGAAAACCTGCTGTTACAAGTCATGCATATGGTGAAGGGCAAGCTTATTATGTAGCCGCACACGGTAGTCAACATTTTTACGAAGCGTTTTACACGCAAATTAGTCTCAAAGCAGGTCTAAAGCGTCATTTAAATAGTCAGCTGCCTACAGGCGTTACGGTACAAAAGCGTACTGATGGTAAAACAAATTTTCTGTTTTTAATGAATTTTACTGATGAGGAGCAGGCTGTGCACGTATGTGATCAATTTACTGACATGATAGATAACAAAGAAACTAGCGAAGAGATTCGTTTGAAACCATACGGTATTGCTGTATTGAAAGAAACATCTACCTATTAAATATACTTTAATGAGGTGAAAGTGGATGAAAAAGAAACGGACATTTATTTTAGGTACAGTGTTAAGTGTTTTAGCTTTTTCGGCAGCCGCCGCTCTTTCTGTTCTTGCTTCAGAGAGTGAACAAGGGACAGGTGAGCCTTTTATTAAAGGGGCGGACGTCTCTTTGTTGCAAAAAGTAGAACGAGGTGGAGGGACATTCTATGATAATGGCGTAGAAAAGGACGCTCTGGAAATATTGAAAGATAACGGTGTAAACTATATACGATTGAAAATTTGGGAAGATCCAGTCA
The genomic region above belongs to Bacillus sp. A301a_S52 and contains:
- a CDS encoding beta-galactosidase, translated to MKKFPLISDKIQGLLHGADYNPEQWLDYPDVFEEDIRLMKKASCNVMSVGIFSWVSLEPEEGVFTFDWLDNVLDTLYKNDIFVFLATPSGARPAWMSEKYPEVLRTTKQRVKNLHGERHNHCFTSPIYREKVTIINEMLSECYADHPAVIGWHISNEYGGDCHCDYCQEAFRTWLKHKYGTLEKLNHAWWTTFWSHTMTSWSQVESPAPHGEKSVHGLNLDWNRFVTDQTIDFFKHEVEGVRKKANQLPVTTNFMEAFEGLNYWEFAKHVDVVSWDSYPTWHDGEPPSNLASWISFNHDLMRSLKDGQPFMLMESTPSLTNWQNISKLKKPGMHLLSSLQAVAHGADTVQYFQWRKSRGSSEKFHGAVIDHKGGEDTRVFREVSELGTVLSQLRDVAGTSIHSEVAIVFDWENRWALKDAQGPRNIGIHYERTVRQHYQAFWEQGISVDIVDSQCDFSKYKLVIAPMLYMMKTGVSEKIEAYVDSGGHFVTTYWSGIVDENDLVHLGGLPEPLRKTLGIYSEEIDALYDHETNVMITTGDNALNMTGQYNVYELCDIVRLEGADIIATYEHDFYAGKPAVTSHAYGEGQAYYVAAHGSQHFYEAFYTQISLKAGLKRHLNSQLPTGVTVQKRTDGKTNFLFLMNFTDEEQAVHVCDQFTDMIDNKETSEEIRLKPYGIAVLKETSTY